GCCAGCAAAACCATGCCAATGCATGTTACTGCTTCCAACTATTCCTCAACCAAACAAGTGTATCTTTTTCCTTCATTATATTTTTGAGCAATATACCTAAAATCAAATATGTAAAGTAGGATGGAGCACTACCTCTGAGGGGACAAAGTGAGTTGCAAGCCCACATGCAAGCATTTCAGCACCATCCAACCTAGTGCCGGTAAGACCAACATATTCTCCTGTAAATGATTTAGAATTATAATGAATATCTGAGTGAAAAGGAGACCTAAATCTATAACTTCATGAAAGTAGCTAGAACATAAGCAAAAAGATATGCACATAGAAGAAGGGAAGGGGAAAGGGGAAAGGGGAGAAAaggttaccaaaaaaaaggccatgagaataacaaaaaaatgcaaaatatttcataaattagAGGGTAGAATACAAGCATAAAAGTATGTAAAGACCACTTTGTGACACTTTTAAGCTTAGATGCAACCTGCTGCTAATCTTTCTTTAGAAACATAGAATTCCTATACCAAcaacttatatatattctaataaataaaattacaatagaataaatgagattaaattctatatgGATGTGGtataaaactcaagttttacaCCCTCTAATCCTAACATGCCACACCATCAAATCATATATTAAAGAATAGACACAACCACAcctaatcaattctaatactcaAATGTAAACACCCTTTAAGTGCCTGAtcccttttttcccccttctttctttattaattttcttttactttttgtgCCCCATGAGTCTCCCAACCTACAGATTATGCACCTCTCTCGGTCACTTGTCCCATACCATGATAACAAGCACATATAATACTCTCACCAATACTGCTAGTTCACAATAGTATCAGTCAGTCATACATATTAAAACCTACAAATAGGAATTGAACTACTCGAGAAAATTTAGTGCTAAAGAAATATAACAACCAAAATCCTACTGAAAACGAACTTCACCCCTTTTTCAGGGAAGATTTGGTATCCAAAGAGTTGCTATATATATCAATGATGTACTGCCATTACCAAAGAATCCAGGGAGTCTTGACAAGTAATAAGAGGCACCTACATCGGGGAAGAGCCCCAAAGCTGTTTCTGGCATTGCAAAGACCTGCAATATCAAATGCGTGTTAACCAAGAAACCTAGATCTACtatttctttcttcaattttttttttataggaaggTGTGTAAcacttgaactttttttttggttaagtaatATTGCCCAAGCACATTTGTTTTGGAGTTTTAATGTGATTCAATGCTTTAGTGCCATTATGATCACACACAAGAAAACTAGAACTACTAAATTAAAACAATACTGCTCAATCCttctttttatatgtaaatacAAATCATGTATCCATATGGAACACATCAACAATAAATAGAATGTACAAACCAAAGTTACATAGCACTTTAAGACAAATGAATAATAACATTTCAATTGATAGcattgaagaaaaaaaggggaaaggAAACCAGAAGCTTAAGCCATAACAAAGATTAAGCTCCAACAATTGGTCATTACAATGAAAATTACCTAGCTAAATGTTTTACctccaaaataaaaacacatagtAGATCCCAAGGAGGACCaggaaaatatcaaaatcaGATCAAATTGAACGCCTCTGTATATTACAAATCTCCAGTTTGTCAAACTTTTACAAACTCTGTTTACCATTCAAGCATCTCTGCcaataattcaaaaaatcaaacaagattTCTTATTGTCGAGCAGAATGAAGATTTTGGAAACCATCATTTAAAATTCTCGTCTGCAAAGAGAAAACTCAAGAAAACTCTAATTGCCACAACCAaaggaaaggctaagtcatTTATGGACCTTTTCCCTATAAGTAAACTATGGCATTACAGACCTtggtaaaaaatttgaaaattttaagtggtagacAAGGCAATGTCCTTTTGGGTGGATGAGTGGTGAATTCTCATAGAATATATCATGAATACATTCCAAAATTAGAAACACAAGGTTAAGGCCAAACAGTGCTTTGTTGTATGCACAATGTCTTCAAATAAGATTCTCAAGGTGCCCATTTTATCTCCTAAAAAATTGGATGCCCCCTGGCAGGACTTTCATCTGCAGGTCAACCCCCTGCAGCATTCTACATGATCAATTGATTCACCATTTGCCtgagctttttcttttcttgatcagtttaacacaacaattttttgtaattgacTCAGGGAGCATTAAGATTATTTAAGTACCCAAAAAAGTAAGATGAAAAGTGGTATAACAACCCATATTTAGCAAATATTGTACTTACAATCATACATAATAAGTTAAGAACAACATGGCAggcaacaattaaataaaaagaggggggggggggggtgtggagtAGTGAACCATGAGATAAACAACCACATATAATTCCATACTTTGTGCattcaaaactgaaaataatcAATTGAATCagataaaataagtaaaatacaTTACTGCTGTCTAAAGTCTCAGGAAAGTGTGTAATTCATAATCATCAGCAGGGagaaattaaatttctatataaatTTAAACTAGAGATCAATAGAGATAAATACCGAATTCTCTGTTGCAACCCGGAATCTACCATGTATGGAAACCCCAGCCCCACCTCCCATGACAATTCCATTTAGGATTGAAACCTTCAACAATGTTTTCATGCTAACAGTTAGAAAGAATACATACACGCGGATATCAAATgctaaaaatacattaaaatttaCACTTCATAGTGAACTGGGTCACCTGGGGTTTATGATATGTTGCCATAATGTAATTTAAGGTGAActccttccaaaaaaaatttgcaccTAATCTCCAGTTACCTAATACATGCATATATGAGGGGGAAGTATTACAGCATTTTCATTGATGTAATAAAAACTTGACATTTGCATAAAACTTTGAGCATCTTCTAAAGAAGAGATGACTGAAACACTCCACAGAACCATTGAAGGGAAAAGAACATTAGCAGAAAATTTAACAAGAAGATGATCCCATATCAACCAAGAGTGAACCTTATCTGGGTGGTAGGTCATTAATAATCTAGATGTTAAGGATCAGCGAGGTGGTCCAATGAGCGATAACAAGAGCCTATACCTGCACTAATATCCCGAACAACAGCTGAAACATCACCTCCAGCACAAAATGCTCTTCCCTTTCCCTAAAAAATATGACCACAAAGAACATGAAGTCAGTTTGCTTTCTCTGCAAGTCTGAAACAACAGAAAGCATGtccaatttttgaaatataagcttcagttaaacaattaaaacacCTATGTATCATATATGCACaagaaattttcataaaatttgtgCATATGAACAATCTTTACTGGCTAtactaaataaattttaaaatttttttataaggcGAATTTACAACTAAACTAAATGAAGTTTAACTTCTTCAACTTTTGCAAGTTAACAACCTTAAGAAGgttgcttttttaaaaaaaaaaaaaaaaaaaaaaaaaggattaaggACAAAATCCTTACAACATGCATAACAAAACAACAATCAAAATGATTTATTAGCACAATCtgaattaagaaattaaatgtAATATGCGCTGTCATGTACCCGCATATACATTGGTGAAGTTCTGCCAAAATAAAGTGTCAGAAAGATGCAACTGTCTTTCTGATTTATTTCCAACGCAATTTGAATATAAGACATGAAGATAGTCTCTTAGAATGGACATACCTTGAGTATTACCAACTTCACATTAGAATCCTCCTCATAGGCAATGAAAAGATCCAATAGCTGAGAATTCTAGAATGTttattaaagaagaagaagaagcattaAACACAGAGTTCCGGATAAAATTTTATAGCAAATTGGTTGCTTCATTTACACTATCACATGCATGCACAAGTATTGCTGTATTGAATTAGTTATGCATAACATTATCTTACAAAAGCAGAGTATCATGACCACTAAATGGGATGAGAGAAACCAAAATAACAAGAGCTGAAAAAGGCAGAAACTTCCCAGGTAAAGTTGTGGATGACATAACAAAATGTAAGAAAAGGGCATGTATATTCAAATGAACAAAGAAACAGAACAAGGTTGATCCACCTGAAGGACTAGATATAGGAATCATCcatattacaaaaattaattcaatAGACTAATAAGTCCATATTTTGAAACAAGGAAACAGCATCAAAAATTGCAGTCAGAGCTTTGCACCCTACCATCgcatttaattcattttatgtctttatttataattgactaaaaaattatattataaaatctaAATCTAGGGCATTTGTATTATGAACTGAAAGTATAGGGTCTGAAAAGAAAAGCTTGCATAGTTTTACTATAAAACATGCTTGCCGACATGTCAACCAAACCTGATAAAACCAATCAGACTTATAGCTGTGGCTGGCAACTAAAAACAATGTGCTGAAATAAATATTCACAGTACTGACCAAGGTTTGCTTTTGAAACTAATGCATATATTGGGTTAGAGAGTGAATAATTTTTATCTAAAAGAAAGTTACTTCTGCACCAACCACAAGCTGAGCTTGTAGttaataagaataaaaaggGCTGGTTCGCAAGACAATCCTTGCCAGAATTGATAGAAAGAAAAAGCCAAAAATAACAATATCcactattattttttacattttttttcctgaataaaaataattgcacCAAATAATGCCATTCAACCATATGTCTGTTTctccaaacaaaagaaaaaaccaaccTATGTTTGCATGATTATTTAAAGGAAATTTTCCTGAAAAGAAACGATACCCGATGTTCATAGTATAAACCCCACTCCAACagtccaacattttttttttctctcattcctACAGTTAGAATGTGCAAGAGTGTGGGATATTTTTTCTATTGATTAAGAGGGTAAAAGCCTCAACTGGTAGGACTCAAGTGGGGGTATTCAATAAATTCAAgtggaacatcatttattattcGAAATAATATAAAGACCCGGAAAGAATAATTATGGGGTGATTTAAGAGAAGACGGTACATTTGTAAATGCTGTTTTGCTATCATAAACTAGATCCTCTCATATAAAGTAGTGTAGCCAGCAACAAATAAAAGCATATACACAAGCAGAAAAGCACAAAGGAAAACttatacacatacatacatcCATACATATATTTCAACTAAAAAGCACAATATAAATGATAGTGCAAGAAAAACACATGATCGAAAAGTAAGTTAGGCGTGATACCATTTGAAATGAGAGGGCATTCAATTGCTTAGGCCTGTTCAATGTCAATATTCTTGCAGACTTCTTCTCTTCAACCAGAACCTGTCAAAACAATCAATCAAAAAACACATATAAGAATCGAAAACGCGCAAACTTAACAATCAAAATGCCCTCTAAAACATCTCCAATGCCACGATTATTAAGGTaatttattcaaatttcaaGGATTCTAGTTACTATTACTCAGTaggaaactaactacttccaTAAAATCAATCAAATTCCTCACACCCCATTATCAAATTAACAGCATAACTCAAAATTATTTGAACACTACAATTTCATGaattcattaaaattaaaaataaaaataaaatcattaaaccatattatccccaaaaaaaaaaaaaaaaccatgttttCTATAATATTCAAAAGCTAAgactctgtttggttgccgagagtTTGGCTCGTTAGAGAAGTTTCCAAAGTACTGCTACTCAATTATTGTatattttctcagcaaccaaacagagcatggaaatgaaatgagagagagaaattggagAGACCTGAGGGTCGTCGGGTTTGGTAGAATTGAGCGGAGCCATGGTTCTTTCTCTCAGTGAATTCGTGCTGATTGCTGTGCTGATAAGCTCGGTGGTATGGTATGGGGGCTCGTTGCTTTCACGGTTGGGATTTTGCCAATTTCCATAAAGCTCGCCTATATATAGAAACGACAACTCTTGAGAGGACTTTTAAAATTCTACACTTTTACTAAGTCTTTGTTGTGATGGttaattttgccaacttattttactatttagcttatttttttatactatttatgagttctaccatattttttgatactatttataggtctcactatactattttaacttttatctttatctacaataatttcaataaaaagtttctacactttttattaaatctttgtttgaaatgattaattttgccaactttttttactattcaacttatttttactactattcatgagtcttatCACATTTTTTGATACTATATATGGGTCttattatactattttaactaacttttacctttatctataataATTTCAGTAaacagtttttagtttcagcaaaataagtggatcaTCCTAAATGAGAATGCATTTTACTTTTACATCTCTTTATGCAAAAACAACCGTCTGTTTTAggtcaattttaaaataagatttttttttaataagataaaatttaattatttattttacaaaatactCATATATGATTGTTTAGGTCATTTTGGATAAACACTGCTCTTTCTTTTAGACGTTCTCTTCTCTCCTTtgtatgtgtgttaaaaatatttagactTCGTTTGGGAGTTCACAAGGGAATTGAATGGAACGATCATAAATGGAATTGAATGAAAGAGAATTAAGTAACATTgattgaatgttttaaaataaatgaatgtaaagaaatgaaaatgaatggaatgtaagtaatcttatttGAGAGTAATATggagagaatgaaatgaaatcattttatgacaatattactattagactcctattttaaaataaagggttgaatatatagggggtattttgggaattttagtaaaaaaatcattaaatctaatttaatttcttCCCATTTCTCTCAATTTCGGTGGAATAAAAGGttttaagagaataaaaaaggaatgagtgttccctcatacccattccattctctcacacttaaactcccaaaacAGGGGAATAAACTTTCTATTCCCtctattaaaactcccaaacaagagaagagaagaatattttaaaattatttttttattccattccattctattccctccattctaaaatagtattctaaaaaaataatattttattaaaatgttgatttttctttatttttttaattgtttatctCCCTTCACATAGCAAATGCTTTTCATTCTCTTCCTTCACAATTGAgaatgcaaagaaattttttttgcataagcTACTATGCGTAAGTATATTTACACAAGCACTGTAACGAAATCTCATTTTATACAATGAATATATAAACtgatgtgtgtgttttttgagGTTGACTAGCTGAAATCTGTTGTGAATGCCCTTAGCACCTTTTTCATGGCGTAAATTGCTTTGGTTGGTCTTTTTTGTGTAGATTATCATGcatgggtggtggtggtgtaaATTTATTCAAGTGGCATTTTCCATGACATAATTTCTCTCATAGCAAGTAGTTCCATCTAATGAAAATTCTCATGTAGTGAGTTCCCTTTCTTGATGTAAATTCCTGTATACtcagtagcttttttttttttttttttttttttttttttttaatgtaagttCTCACATTCACATATTTTTCTATCCCTTGTGGGAGGTATAGATCTATATTTCCATCGACTTCTATCCCTTGTTGGAGGGATAGATGCACAGTTTCCACATGCACATATGCACTCATATCTACATTGTTTTCAAATACGCATCATATCGACATTTTGGCAGCACATTCAGCTTGTGCCCAACTTGGTGGTTTAGATTTGGGGAGTTGGATCCATGAATATATCAAGATGGTTAGACTAGAGCATTCTACAAGTTTGAAGAATTCACTAGTTGAAAATGTACTATAAATGTGGAGATATGGACATTACTCTTGACGACATATCCAAAAGATGTTGTTTCTTGGAATGATATGATCCAAGTACTTGCTCTTCATGGCCTTGGTGAGGAGGCTTTGGCTCAATTACATTTGATGATAAGGACATGCATTCAGCCATATGATATCAGCTTCATTGGAGTATTATactatttttactattattggCTTTTAGCTGTGCAGGGGTGATAAGTGATTCAAGAAAGTAGACAACATTTCAATGGGCTAAATATGGAATACGCCCTAAGTTGGAGCACTATGATTGATCTTTTATGGGACTTTTGGAGGAACTGtagattttttataaaaaaagaaatgcacATGGAACCAAATGGAGCAATTTTGGGGGTTGTGCTTAGTGCAGCAGATTGTTTataaaaatcaatttagggGAGGAAGCAGCCAGACACTTGCTAAATCTTGAACCAGAAAATGACGGAATCTATGTTTTTCTTTCGAACATCTATGAAAGTGGGAAGAAGTAAAAAGAGTGAGAAAACTTATGCacaaaaaatgtatttgaaagaCACCGGGTTGCAACTCAATTGTCATAAATGGAGTTTCTCATTTATTCCTGGTCTAACATCATTCTCATCCAGAAACTACATAAATTTACTTGATGCTAAATCAAATGACTCCAAAGTTGAACTGATTAGCTATGTTGCAGAAACTTCAGAAGTGTTGACGaacataaagaagaaagactggaaatgttttatggtttGTTGAAAACACAACCTGGGGCCAAGAATCTTATTCTAAAGAACCTCAGGGTCTGCTCAGACCGTCATTCTGCATTTAAACTTGTTTCCAAGATTTACAAACGAAAAGTAAGAGTCAAGGGGTCATTTCCATCATGTCAAAGATGGTTCCTGTTCTTGCAAACATTACcagagaaaataatttaaagcATACGCTGGAAATTTATGttctatatattataattatagcATCGGCTAAAATTGGCACCCTTTAACAAGGATTGACTAATAGCACAAAGATAATGAGAATATCATTGTGGTCATATATGTCTCCACACAATGTGTTGATATCcgttttattataatttaaaaagtgCAACAATTTCCCCATTTTTCAGCTTCATGCATTAAAGCTTTGCAATGGCATATGCAGGCAAATTAGATCTCGCAGGGAGCTTTAGATCTTCCCAGCCTTCATCATCCATAATAGAGAAGTATGAGTCAACCATATCGTCACTAACAAGCTCCAATTTAGAGGGCTCCCACTGGGAGAGATAGGAAGCCAAAgatgaaataagaaaaataaaccaACAGAAATCTATATTTAAGAAAATCATTGGGACTGAAAAATCTAAATGGCAAAGATATAGAAAAAGATGCATGTCTACCTTTGGCTTCTTATCCTTATCCAATAGTATA
This genomic stretch from Quercus robur chromosome 4, dhQueRobu3.1, whole genome shotgun sequence harbors:
- the LOC126723393 gene encoding 3-hydroxyisobutyryl-CoA hydrolase 1-like isoform X1, which translates into the protein MAPLNSTKPDDPQVLVEEKKSARILTLNRPKQLNALSFQMNSQLLDLFIAYEEDSNVKLVILKGKGRAFCAGGDVSAVVRDISAGNWRLGANFFWKEFTLNYIMATYHKPQVSILNGIVMGGGAGVSIHGRFRVATENSVFAMPETALGLFPDVGASYYLSRLPGFFGEYVGLTGTRLDGAEMLACGLATHFVPSERLSLLEEALCKVDSSDPAIISAVIDEYSQQPYMKEQSAYHRLNVIDRCFSRRTVEEIISSLEKETLNKKDDWISATLQSLKGASPTSLKISLRSIRQGRLQGVGQCLVREYRMVCHVVQGKLSRDFFEGCRAILWDKDKNPKWEPSKLEFVSDRMVDSYFSKVDDEGWEDLKFPARSNLHVSAIAKL
- the LOC126723393 gene encoding 3-hydroxyisobutyryl-CoA hydrolase 1-like isoform X2, encoding MAPLNSTKPDDPQVLVEEKKSARILTLNRPKQLNALSFQMNSQLLDLFIAYEEDSNVKLVILKGKGRAFCAGGDVSAVVRDISAGNWRLGANFFWKEFTLNYIMATYHKPQVSILNGIVMGGGAGVSIHGRFRVATENSVFAMPETALGLFPDVGASYYLSRLPGFFGEYVGLTGTRLDGAEMLACGLATHFVPSERLSLLEEALCKVDSSDPAIISAVIDEYSQQPYMKEQSAYHRLNVIDRCFSRRTVEEIISSLEKETLNKKDDWISATLQSLKGASPTSLKISLRSIRQGRLQGVGQCLVREYRMVCHVVQGKLSRDFFEGCRAILWDKDKNPKWEPSKLEFVSDRMVDSYFSKVDDEGWEDLKFPARSNLHVCAIAKL
- the LOC126723393 gene encoding 3-hydroxyisobutyryl-CoA hydrolase 1-like isoform X3, with the translated sequence MAPLNSTKPDDPQVLVEEKKSARILTLNRPKQLNALSFQMNSQLLDLFIAYEEDSNVKLVILKGKGRAFCAGGDVSAVVRDISAGNWRLGANFFWKEFTLNYIMATYHKPQVSILNGIVMGGGAGVSIHGRFRVATENSVFAMPETALGLFPDVGASYYLSRLPGFFGEYVGLTGTRLDGAEMLACGLATHFVPSERLSLLEEALCKVDSSDPAIISAVIDEYSQQPYMKEQSAYHRLNVIDRCFSRRTVEEIISSLEKETLNKKDDWISATLQSLKGASPTSLKISLRSIRQGRLQGVGQCLVREYRMVCHVVQGKLSRDFFEGCRAILWDKDKNPNWEPSKLEFVSDRMVDSYFSKVDDEGWEDLKFPARSNLHVSAIAKL